From the Nocardiopsis changdeensis genome, one window contains:
- a CDS encoding recombinase family protein, giving the protein MPKEPPTSSSRTLDLMSGRAWLYARVSKDLRDGSSCDQQLTIGRRECEREGVPVAGEYRDDDISASQYAKRARADWDRLMDDLKADAQPGDRLWGWEISRLARERGTWSETVRLLQDLGMFLWVGGKVYDPQSPQDMFFLDIMLAKAVAEVGDTRQRILRDVAARAEAGGATGKPGYGFEHVYDSSTGAFLERRPKADEAEVVAEMADRLLAGDGLETIARNLNARKVPNSIGRVAGEQMPNGKASRGWTAATVRSMLMRSSIMGKRSWKGRLISEGGWEGIVSEDDWHELQRILKSKSGQVRDGRASHELSGIATCGAKTERAEENQMPKLVRCGCRVYAEPAKHGRVYRCRGRYAGDESGHVTRKADLIEEQATGLLMEHFSRPDVKAALLAPPDENGEAARARAEVQRLKQELEELYEDVRARRVSRALAAADEEGIRAELKRLEGRVRPRAVDPMLIALARNPRAAWAGWSVEQRRKAWRAAVARLDVLPVGRVGRRQVPVEESILVEFVDFGAA; this is encoded by the coding sequence ATGCCGAAAGAACCCCCGACCTCCTCTTCAAGGACCCTGGACTTGATGTCCGGCCGCGCCTGGCTCTACGCCCGCGTCAGCAAAGACCTTCGCGATGGCTCCTCTTGCGACCAGCAGCTCACGATCGGGCGCCGCGAGTGCGAACGCGAGGGCGTCCCCGTCGCCGGGGAGTACCGGGACGACGACATCTCCGCATCCCAGTACGCCAAACGGGCCCGCGCCGACTGGGACCGGCTCATGGACGACCTCAAGGCCGATGCGCAGCCAGGCGACCGCCTGTGGGGGTGGGAGATCAGCCGTTTGGCCCGTGAGCGCGGCACCTGGTCTGAGACCGTCAGGCTGCTCCAGGATCTCGGCATGTTCCTGTGGGTGGGCGGGAAGGTGTACGACCCCCAGTCGCCGCAGGACATGTTCTTCCTGGACATCATGCTCGCCAAGGCCGTCGCGGAGGTGGGGGACACCCGGCAGCGCATCCTGCGGGACGTGGCCGCGCGCGCCGAGGCCGGCGGGGCGACCGGCAAACCGGGCTACGGGTTCGAGCACGTCTACGACTCATCGACGGGCGCTTTCCTGGAGCGCCGTCCCAAGGCCGACGAAGCGGAGGTCGTCGCGGAGATGGCCGACCGGCTCCTAGCAGGGGACGGCCTGGAGACCATCGCCCGGAACCTGAACGCCCGCAAGGTCCCGAACAGCATCGGGCGCGTCGCCGGCGAGCAGATGCCCAACGGAAAGGCCTCGCGCGGCTGGACGGCGGCGACCGTCCGGAGCATGCTTATGCGGTCCTCCATCATGGGCAAACGCTCATGGAAAGGGCGGCTCATCAGCGAGGGAGGGTGGGAGGGGATCGTGTCCGAGGACGACTGGCATGAACTCCAGCGGATCCTCAAGAGCAAGTCCGGCCAGGTTCGGGACGGGCGTGCGTCCCATGAGCTGTCGGGCATCGCGACGTGCGGCGCGAAAACCGAACGCGCAGAGGAAAACCAAATGCCGAAGCTGGTGCGGTGCGGGTGTCGGGTGTATGCGGAACCCGCGAAGCACGGCCGGGTGTACCGGTGCCGCGGCCGGTACGCGGGCGACGAGTCCGGGCACGTTACCCGCAAAGCCGACCTGATCGAGGAGCAGGCCACCGGACTGCTGATGGAGCATTTTTCACGCCCTGATGTGAAGGCCGCCCTGCTGGCGCCCCCGGATGAGAACGGGGAGGCGGCGCGCGCCCGCGCCGAGGTGCAGCGGCTGAAACAAGAGCTGGAGGAGCTGTACGAGGATGTGCGGGCACGTAGGGTGTCGCGCGCTCTGGCTGCGGCGGACGAGGAGGGGATCCGCGCCGAGCTGAAGCGATTGGAGGGGAGAGTGCGCCCGCGGGCCGTCGACCCGATGCTGATCGCTTTGGCGCGGAATCCACGGGCGGCGTGGGCGGGGTGGAGTGTGGAGCAGCGCCGCAAGGCGTGGCGGGCGGCGGTGGCGCGTTTGGATGTGCTGCCGGTGGGGCGTGTGGGACGCCGGCAGGTGCCGGTGGAGGAGTCGATCCTGGTGGAGTTCGTGGATTTCGGTGCGGCATGA
- a CDS encoding catalase has product MRYYLFIQDGIKFPDFVHAVKPEPHNEIPQAQSAHDTLWDFVGLQPETTHMIMWLMSDRALPRSYRTMQGFGVHTFRFVDRAGRGTFVKFHWKPLLGTHSLVWDEAQRIQGKDPDFNRRDLWESIERGQFPEWELGVQLVPEEDEHAFDFDLLDATKIIPEEQVPVRPVGRLILDRNPDNFFAETEQVAFHTANVVPGIDFTNDPLLQARNFSYLDTQLLRLGGSNFQQIPVNRPLAPVDHNQRDGLAQHRVHRGRTSYFPNSLGGGCPALADEGVYRHYTEKVEGHKIRERAESFKDHYSQATLFYNSLASWEREHLVAAFRFELGKCEEPEVRRRVVANLTNVDHDLAVAVARGVGVEAPAQGASPNHGRSSPALSQAETAFGSVVGRKVAILVADGVDAASVEGLREPLTAEGAVVELLAVTDGTVRTSDGGTLAVDRALPTMSSVLYDAVAVPDGADAVTALSGDGMARHFVLEAYKHHKPLALVGAGAELGIAPPLPQHAVTPAQRTREELGVVVAPEADGTCAAEFSRLIGLHRVWDRPTDAVPA; this is encoded by the coding sequence GTGCGGTACTATCTATTCATCCAGGACGGGATCAAGTTCCCCGACTTCGTGCACGCGGTCAAACCCGAGCCGCACAACGAGATCCCGCAGGCGCAGTCGGCGCACGACACCCTGTGGGACTTCGTCGGCCTCCAGCCGGAGACCACCCACATGATCATGTGGCTGATGTCGGACCGGGCGCTGCCGCGCAGCTACCGGACCATGCAGGGGTTCGGGGTGCACACCTTCCGGTTCGTCGACCGCGCGGGTCGGGGCACGTTCGTCAAGTTCCACTGGAAGCCGCTGCTGGGCACCCACTCCCTGGTGTGGGACGAGGCGCAGCGCATCCAGGGCAAGGACCCCGACTTCAACCGCCGCGACCTGTGGGAGTCCATCGAGCGCGGGCAGTTCCCCGAGTGGGAGCTGGGCGTGCAGCTGGTCCCGGAGGAGGACGAGCACGCGTTCGACTTCGACCTGCTGGACGCCACCAAGATCATCCCGGAGGAGCAGGTGCCGGTCCGGCCGGTCGGGAGGCTCATCCTGGACCGCAACCCCGACAACTTCTTCGCCGAGACCGAGCAGGTCGCCTTCCACACCGCCAACGTGGTGCCGGGGATCGACTTCACCAACGACCCGCTGCTCCAGGCCCGCAACTTCTCCTACCTGGACACCCAGCTGCTGCGGCTGGGCGGCTCCAACTTCCAGCAGATCCCGGTCAACCGGCCGCTGGCACCCGTCGACCACAACCAGCGGGACGGGTTGGCCCAGCACCGGGTGCACCGGGGCCGGACCTCCTACTTCCCCAACTCGCTGGGCGGCGGCTGCCCCGCCCTGGCCGACGAGGGCGTCTACCGGCACTACACGGAGAAGGTCGAGGGGCACAAGATCCGCGAGCGGGCGGAGAGCTTCAAGGACCACTACTCCCAGGCCACCCTGTTCTACAACAGCCTGGCGTCCTGGGAGCGCGAGCACCTCGTCGCGGCGTTCCGCTTCGAGCTGGGCAAGTGCGAGGAGCCGGAGGTGCGCCGGCGGGTGGTCGCCAACCTCACCAACGTCGACCACGACCTGGCGGTGGCCGTGGCCCGGGGGGTGGGCGTGGAGGCGCCCGCGCAGGGGGCCTCGCCCAACCACGGGCGGTCCTCGCCCGCGCTCAGCCAGGCCGAGACGGCCTTCGGGTCGGTGGTGGGCCGCAAGGTCGCGATCCTGGTCGCCGACGGCGTGGACGCGGCGAGCGTGGAGGGGCTGCGCGAACCGCTGACGGCCGAGGGCGCCGTCGTGGAGCTGCTCGCCGTCACCGACGGGACGGTGCGCACCTCCGACGGGGGGACCCTGGCCGTGGACCGGGCGCTGCCCACGATGTCCTCGGTGCTCTACGACGCGGTGGCGGTGCCCGACGGCGCCGACGCCGTCACGGCCCTGTCCGGGGACGGCATGGCCCGCCACTTCGTGCTGGAGGCCTACAAGCACCACAAGCCGCTGGCCCTGGTGGGCGCGGGCGCGGAGCTGGGGATCGCCCCGCCGCTGCCCCAGCACGCGGTCACCCCGGCGCAGCGGACCCGGGAGGAGCTGGGC